In Carya illinoinensis cultivar Pawnee chromosome 9, C.illinoinensisPawnee_v1, whole genome shotgun sequence, the following are encoded in one genomic region:
- the LOC122274963 gene encoding berberine bridge enzyme-like 18 — translation MKPVSSSVLIPFVITLIFSFLWATSAHTHEDFLQCLTLHAGNSNSSISQVIYTRANSSYSSVLEFSIQNPRFSTPATPKPLVIITPLHVSQIQATIKCSQKHGMQIRVRSGGHDYEGLSYVSYVPFVIIDLINLRSINVDVENGIAWVEAGAIIGEVYYRIAEKSGNFGFPAGTCPTVGVGGHFSGGGFGTLLRKYGLAADNIVDAQMIDVKGRILDRESMGEDLFWAIRGGGGASFGVIVAWKIKLVHVPSIVTVFTVNRNLEQNATKLVHRWQYVADKLDEDLFIHVILSASNSSQEERRTIQASFNSLYLGGIDNLLPLMQESFPELGLVREDCFEMSWIESTLYFAGFPSGESLDVLLSRTPLTRPTFFKAKSDYVMEPIPEVGLEGIWEIFYQKEAEEAVLILSPYGGRMSEIPESAIPFPHRVGNIYKIQHLVYWKEEGIAASERHVSWIRRLYSYMAAYVSKSPRAAYINYRDLDLGTNSKEGNTSYRQASTWGAKYFKSNFNRLVHVKTMVDPTNFFRNEQSIPALSSW, via the coding sequence ATGAAGCCAGTTAGTTCTTCAGTGCTCATTCCATttgttattactcttattttctcatttttgtgGGCAACTTCGGCTCACACTCATGAAGACTTCCTTCAATGCCTGACCCTTCATGCTGGAAACTCCAAttcctcaatttctcaagtcatTTACACCCGTGCCAATTCCTCATATTCATCTGTATTGGAATTCTCCATACAAAATCCTAGATTCTCAACACCTGCCACCCCAAAGCCTCTAGTCATTATTACGCCATTGCATGTCTCCCAAATTCAAGCAACTATTAAGTGTTCCCAAAAACATGGCATGCAAATAAGAGTTAGAAGCGGTGGTCATGATTATGAAGGCCTTTCTTATGTTTCTTATGTTCCATTTGTCATAATCGATTTGATAAATCTTCGTTCGATCAATGTTGATGTAGAAAATGGCATTGCATGGGTTGAAGCCGGTGCCATTATCGGTGAAGTATATTATAGGATTGCCGAGAAAAGTGGAAACTTTGGCTTTCCGGCAGGAACTTGCCCAACTGTGGGTGTTGGCGGACACTTCAGTGGGGGTGGGTTTGGGACCTTGTTGCGCAAATATGGCCTTGCTGCAGATAATATTGTTGATGCCCAAATGATTGATGTTAAGGGTAGAATCCTTGATAGAGAATCCATGGGAGAAGATCTATTTTGGGCCATTCGAGGAGGTGGAGGGGCCAGCTTTGGAGTCATTGTTGCGTGGAAAATCAAGTTGGTTCATGTTCCATCAATTGTGACTGTATTCACAGTTAATAGGAACTTGGAACAAAATGCAACCAAGCTTGTTCATCGGTGGCAATATGTTGCAGACAAGCTTGATGAAGACCTATTCATTCACGTCATCTTAAGTGCTTCCAATTCTAGCCAAGAAGAGAGGAGAACTATACAAGCTTCATTTAATTCCTTATATCTCGGAGGGATAGATAATCTCCTTCCATTGATGCAAGAGAGCTTCCCTGAACTGGGTTTGGTAAGAGAAGATTGCTTTGAAATGAGTTGGATTGAATCGACCCTCTACTTCGCTGGGTTTCCCAGTGGGGAATCCTTGGATGTACTGTTAAGCAGGACTCCTTTAACAAGACCAacttttttcaaagcaaaatcTGACTACGTGATGGAACCTATTCCAGAAGTTGGCTTGGAAGGGATTTGGGAGATATTTTACCAAAAAGAGGCTGAGGAAGCAGTATTGATCCTGAGTCCGTATGGGGGAAGAATGAGTGAAATCCCAGAATCTGCAATTCCTTTCCCACATAGAGTTGGTAATATCTACaaaatccaacacttggtgtattggaaagaagaaggaattgcGGCATCTGAGAGGCATGTAAGTTGGATCAGAAGGCTTTACAGTTACATGGCTGCCTATGTTTCAAAATCCCCAAGAGCTGCATACATCAATTATAGGGACCTTGACTTAGGAACAAATAGTAAGGAAGGCAACACAAGCTATAGACAGGCAAGTACATGGGGTGCTAAATATTTCAAGAGCAACTTTAACAGGTTGGTTCATGTGAAGACCATGGTTGATCCCACTAATTTCTTCAGGAATGAACAAAGCATCCCAGCTCTTTCATCCTGGTGA